In one Shinella sp. PSBB067 genomic region, the following are encoded:
- a CDS encoding M81 family metallopeptidase — MRIFTASLATETNTFSPVPTDMNSFKAAFYAGPGEHPDTPTLCSSVVPILRRRGRAEGFTVIEGTSCWAEPAGLIQRQTYETLRERILGELEAALPVDAVVLGLHGAMVAQGYDDPEGDFLSHIRALVGPQVLIAVEFDPHSHLTARRLANLDIMAAFLEFPHTDFEERGEHVVGLALRTLRGEIRPAVSTFDCRMITIYPTSREPMRSFVDRFKAMEGRDGILSISVIHGFMAGDVPEMGTRIVVVTDGEKAKGDALAERLGQELYRLRRKTAMPMLDTEAGLDRALAVRTGQPDRSVVIADVWDNPGGGVAGDATFILRRMIERGFENVAVATIWDPIAVSFCHAAGEGAELALRFGGKSGPEGGEPLDLRVTVQGVFAAGWQSFRNSRVTLGSTAVVRPVGTTIDIVLITSRTQTYEPDIFSNQGVDFAEKAFLLVKSTNHFHAGFQPVSSEIVYIAAPTSYPTDPAKTAYRKARLDIWPRVEDPLGLDG, encoded by the coding sequence ATGCGCATCTTCACCGCCTCGCTTGCCACCGAGACCAACACGTTCTCGCCCGTCCCCACGGACATGAATTCCTTCAAGGCCGCCTTCTACGCCGGCCCGGGCGAGCATCCGGATACGCCGACGCTTTGCTCGTCCGTCGTGCCCATCCTGCGACGGCGCGGGCGGGCCGAGGGGTTCACCGTTATCGAGGGCACGTCCTGCTGGGCGGAACCCGCCGGCCTCATCCAGCGGCAGACCTACGAGACGCTGCGCGAGCGGATCCTCGGCGAGCTCGAAGCCGCGCTGCCGGTCGATGCCGTCGTGCTCGGCCTGCACGGCGCGATGGTGGCGCAGGGATACGACGACCCGGAAGGGGATTTCCTTTCGCACATCCGCGCGCTCGTCGGCCCGCAGGTGCTGATTGCCGTCGAGTTCGACCCGCACAGCCATCTCACGGCCAGACGCCTTGCCAATCTTGACATCATGGCGGCCTTCCTCGAATTTCCGCACACGGACTTCGAGGAGCGCGGCGAGCATGTCGTAGGACTGGCGCTTCGCACGCTGAGAGGCGAGATCCGGCCGGCCGTCTCCACTTTCGACTGCCGCATGATCACCATATACCCGACGAGCCGCGAACCGATGCGCTCCTTCGTCGACCGGTTTAAGGCGATGGAGGGCCGGGACGGCATCCTGTCGATTTCCGTCATCCACGGCTTCATGGCCGGCGATGTGCCGGAAATGGGCACGCGCATCGTCGTCGTCACCGACGGCGAGAAGGCGAAGGGCGACGCGCTGGCGGAACGGCTCGGGCAGGAACTCTACCGCCTGCGCCGCAAGACGGCCATGCCGATGCTCGACACGGAGGCCGGCCTGGACCGGGCGCTCGCGGTGCGCACCGGCCAGCCGGACCGCTCGGTCGTCATTGCCGACGTCTGGGACAATCCCGGCGGCGGGGTCGCGGGCGATGCGACCTTCATCCTGCGCCGGATGATCGAGCGCGGCTTCGAAAATGTCGCGGTGGCGACGATCTGGGATCCGATTGCCGTCTCCTTCTGCCATGCCGCCGGCGAGGGGGCGGAGCTGGCCCTTCGCTTCGGCGGCAAGTCTGGGCCGGAAGGCGGCGAGCCGCTCGACCTGCGCGTCACGGTGCAAGGTGTCTTTGCTGCCGGCTGGCAGAGCTTCCGCAACAGCCGCGTGACGCTTGGCAGCACGGCGGTGGTGCGACCCGTCGGCACGACCATCGACATCGTGCTGATCACCAGCCGCACCCAGACCTACGAACCGGACATCTTTTCCAACCAGGGGGTGGATTTTGCCGAAAAGGCCTTCCTGCTGGTGAAGTCGACCAACCATTTTCACGCCGGTTTCCAGCCCGTCTCCTCCGAGATCGTCTACATCGCCGCCCCGACCTCCTACCCGACCGACCCCGCGAAGACGGCCTACCGCAAGGCCCGCCTCGACATCTGGCCGCGCGTCGAGGATCCGCTCGGGCTCGACGGCTGA
- a CDS encoding methyl-accepting chemotaxis protein, whose protein sequence is MVDVSINKRLWAAVALPMLAAGYLAYAQISDRFHTYGEMREIVAVSHELVNLGDIVHRLQVERGLTAGFLGSKGVKNAAELRDARAASDAATAGFSAVVDNLANAAAIDLSAVRQEFQARLSAVSDLRRSVDDLSAASGDVLSTYASAIGSIVTLAGEVSKTAGDAAIAKQMTGYVYLMQAKEMAGQERAMGNGFIVSGHADPARFDKFTNYAGAQEALISSALSAQDEAHRARYEALLAGASGEVADIRSRLVSGGADADLSGLESAGWFAAATRRIDAMKEIENATLEEIGATAAAAAGTAYRSFLLLAALCLAGWLFMMGLSSLMAMTVVRPIGRMVEAMRRLASGDLNFASVATGRKDEIGDMEAAVEVFHEAAIRNRDLEAAEAGRRERAERERAEMQRAAEAEAEARLVQATTIFARSMQRLAAGDLACELNQPLDSHFEALRADFNDSVRQLRETLQGVGHAVATVTDGSQEISTASDELSRRTEQQAASLEETAAALEQITANVSATSKRAAEARDMVRHARSKADASGAVVGNAVTAMQRIDHASRQIGQIIGVIDEIAFQTNLLALNAGVEAARAGDAGKGFAVVAQEVRELAQRSAKAAREIKELVGNSEEAVGAGVRLVGDTGTGLSEISDIVLAVNQHMEAIATAAQEQSAGLLQINTAVNHMDQTTQQNAAMVEEMNAAGATLAQESLNLNELLSQFRLEQPAAAQRYGVAA, encoded by the coding sequence ATGGTCGACGTTTCCATCAATAAACGCCTTTGGGCAGCCGTCGCCCTGCCGATGCTGGCGGCGGGGTATCTTGCCTACGCCCAGATTTCGGATCGCTTCCATACCTATGGCGAGATGCGGGAAATCGTCGCCGTCAGCCACGAGCTTGTGAACCTTGGCGACATCGTTCACCGCCTGCAGGTCGAGCGCGGCCTGACGGCCGGGTTCCTCGGCTCGAAGGGCGTGAAGAATGCCGCGGAGCTGCGCGATGCCCGTGCTGCCTCCGACGCGGCGACGGCCGGGTTCTCTGCGGTCGTGGACAATCTCGCCAATGCCGCCGCCATCGATCTTTCCGCCGTCCGCCAGGAATTTCAGGCGCGCCTTTCGGCCGTCTCCGACCTGCGCCGTTCGGTCGACGACCTGAGCGCCGCAAGCGGCGATGTCCTTTCGACCTATGCCAGCGCCATCGGCAGCATCGTCACGCTCGCCGGCGAGGTTTCGAAGACGGCGGGCGATGCCGCCATCGCCAAGCAGATGACGGGCTACGTGTACCTGATGCAGGCCAAGGAAATGGCGGGGCAGGAACGGGCCATGGGCAACGGCTTCATCGTGTCCGGCCATGCCGACCCGGCCCGGTTCGACAAGTTCACGAACTACGCGGGCGCACAGGAGGCGCTGATCTCGTCCGCGCTGTCAGCGCAGGACGAGGCACATCGCGCGCGTTACGAGGCGCTGCTTGCCGGCGCGTCCGGCGAGGTCGCCGATATCCGCTCCCGCCTGGTTTCCGGCGGCGCCGACGCGGACCTGTCCGGGCTGGAGAGCGCCGGCTGGTTTGCCGCCGCGACACGGCGCATCGATGCCATGAAGGAGATCGAGAACGCGACCCTGGAAGAGATCGGCGCGACGGCGGCGGCGGCGGCCGGCACGGCCTATAGAAGCTTCCTCCTCCTTGCTGCGCTTTGCCTGGCGGGCTGGCTGTTCATGATGGGTCTTTCGAGCCTGATGGCGATGACGGTGGTCCGCCCCATCGGGCGCATGGTCGAAGCCATGCGGCGCCTGGCATCCGGTGACCTCAACTTCGCCTCCGTCGCGACGGGCCGCAAGGACGAGATCGGCGACATGGAGGCGGCCGTCGAGGTCTTCCACGAGGCCGCGATCCGCAACCGGGACCTGGAGGCCGCCGAGGCCGGGCGGCGCGAGCGGGCGGAGAGGGAGCGCGCCGAAATGCAGCGCGCCGCGGAAGCCGAGGCCGAAGCCCGCCTCGTCCAGGCGACCACCATCTTTGCCAGGAGCATGCAGCGCCTTGCCGCCGGCGACCTTGCATGCGAGCTGAACCAGCCGCTCGATTCCCACTTCGAGGCCCTGCGCGCTGATTTCAACGATTCCGTCCGACAGTTGCGCGAAACGCTCCAGGGCGTGGGGCATGCGGTCGCTACCGTCACCGACGGCTCGCAGGAGATCTCCACGGCATCCGACGAGCTTTCCAGGCGCACCGAGCAGCAGGCCGCCTCGCTGGAGGAGACGGCCGCCGCGCTCGAGCAGATCACCGCGAACGTCTCGGCGACCTCCAAGCGCGCCGCGGAGGCGCGCGACATGGTGCGCCATGCCCGCAGCAAGGCCGATGCCTCCGGGGCCGTGGTCGGCAATGCCGTCACGGCGATGCAGCGGATCGATCATGCCTCGCGCCAGATCGGCCAGATCATCGGCGTCATCGACGAGATCGCCTTCCAGACGAACCTGCTTGCGCTCAATGCCGGGGTGGAAGCGGCGCGGGCGGGCGATGCGGGCAAGGGCTTTGCCGTCGTCGCGCAGGAGGTGCGCGAACTCGCCCAGCGTTCGGCCAAGGCCGCCCGGGAAATCAAGGAACTCGTCGGCAATTCGGAAGAGGCGGTCGGCGCAGGCGTGCGCCTTGTCGGCGATACCGGCACGGGCCTGAGCGAGATCAGCGACATCGTGCTGGCGGTCAACCAGCACATGGAGGCGATCGCCACGGCGGCGCAGGAGCAATCCGCGGGCCTTTTGCAGATCAATACAGCCGTCAACCACATGGACCAGACCACCCAGCAGAACGCGGCGATGGTGGAGGAGATGAATGCGGCGGGCGCGACCCTGGCGCAGGAAAGCCTGAACCTCAACGAACTGCTCTCGCAGTTCCGGCTCGAACAGCCGGCGGCCGCGCAGCGATACGGCGTCGCCGCCTGA
- the mprF gene encoding bifunctional lysylphosphatidylglycerol flippase/synthetase MprF → MAHEKSVVIEGRASWLVRVFLTYRLYILGAASLLVFALVAFGIYRLTAEVRYDEVLDALSATSWRAIALAALFTGLSFLALIFYDSNALDYIGRKRPFPAVAVTAFMAYAVGNTVGFGPLSGGAIRFRAYSRLGLSPGDIARVIAFVTLSFGLGLLSVSALATLAVAPRVAGILGIDAFWLRVIAVLILAGLVAVFYLGRNGRVVGFAGLRLRLPDSRTTSRQFLVSAFDIAAAASVLYVLLPDTHVGWPTFLAVYAVAIGFGVLSHVPAGLGVFEAVIMAGLSNAIGIDQLLGSLVLYRLIYYVLPLLLATVLLLITEMRRVVLRPGVAEAVQLAGKLAPALIATLSLVLGAMLIFSSVVPTPDSDLDFLSNYLPLPIVEGAHFLSSLLGLLLIVAARGLGQRLDGAWWVALGGACVAFAFAFLKAVAVFEAALLALFIVALLANARAFDRHSSLLRQALGPSWLAAIAVILVTAFVILLFVYRDTDYAHELWWQFEFSEEAPRGLRALLGLAIAASALALSSLLRPAHFRTEGPTAEELQQAVAITMGQDVADANLVRMGDKRLLFSASGRSYIMYGIHGRSWIALADPIGAEEEFAELVWQFVGAARAGGGRAAFYQISPALLSACADVGLRAFKLGELAVIDLTHFEMKGSRFANLRQSYGRGARDGLSFSVVRPGEVEAILPELRAVSDAWLAHHNAKEKTFSLGAFADDYVCSQPVAVVRLEGRIVAFATLMVTDTKAEATVDLMRFAPEAPKGTMDFLFASILEYLRGEGYRQFNLGMAPLSGMARREAAPVWDRVGATLFEHGERFYNFKGLRAFKSKFHPRWEPRYLAVSNGTGAALALMDVTFLIGGGVKGVISK, encoded by the coding sequence ATGGCGCACGAGAAGAGCGTGGTTATTGAAGGTCGGGCCTCCTGGCTCGTCCGGGTGTTCCTGACATACAGGCTCTATATTCTCGGCGCGGCGAGCCTGCTGGTCTTCGCGCTGGTGGCGTTCGGCATCTACCGGCTGACGGCGGAGGTGCGCTACGACGAGGTGCTCGATGCGCTTTCGGCGACCTCCTGGCGCGCCATCGCGCTTGCGGCGCTCTTTACCGGCCTCAGCTTCCTGGCGCTCATCTTCTATGATTCCAACGCCCTCGACTATATCGGCCGGAAGCGACCGTTCCCGGCCGTCGCGGTGACGGCCTTCATGGCCTATGCGGTGGGCAACACGGTGGGTTTCGGGCCGCTCAGCGGCGGGGCGATCCGCTTCCGCGCCTATTCCCGCCTCGGCCTTTCGCCGGGCGACATCGCGCGCGTCATCGCCTTCGTCACGCTGTCCTTCGGCCTCGGGCTCCTGTCCGTCAGCGCGCTCGCGACGCTTGCCGTCGCCCCGCGCGTCGCCGGCATTCTCGGTATCGATGCGTTCTGGCTGCGCGTCATCGCCGTCCTGATCCTCGCAGGGCTGGTCGCTGTGTTCTACCTGGGGCGCAATGGACGGGTGGTCGGCTTTGCCGGCCTCAGGCTGCGCCTGCCGGACAGCCGCACGACGTCCCGGCAGTTCCTCGTTTCCGCCTTCGACATCGCCGCGGCCGCATCCGTGCTCTATGTGCTTCTGCCCGACACCCATGTCGGCTGGCCGACATTCCTCGCCGTCTATGCGGTCGCGATCGGCTTCGGCGTCCTCAGCCATGTCCCCGCCGGCCTCGGCGTGTTCGAGGCCGTGATCATGGCCGGCCTTTCCAACGCCATCGGCATCGACCAACTGCTCGGCAGCCTCGTCCTCTACCGGCTGATCTACTACGTCCTGCCGCTGCTGCTGGCGACCGTGCTCCTGCTGATCACCGAGATGCGCCGCGTGGTGCTGAGGCCGGGCGTGGCGGAAGCGGTGCAGCTTGCCGGAAAGCTCGCCCCGGCGCTGATCGCCACGCTTTCGCTGGTGCTCGGCGCCATGCTGATCTTCTCCAGCGTCGTGCCGACACCCGATTCGGATCTCGACTTCCTCTCCAACTACCTGCCGCTGCCGATCGTCGAGGGGGCGCATTTCCTGTCGAGCCTGCTCGGGCTGCTCCTCATCGTCGCCGCCCGCGGCCTCGGCCAGCGGCTGGACGGCGCCTGGTGGGTGGCGCTCGGCGGCGCCTGCGTCGCCTTCGCCTTCGCCTTCCTGAAGGCGGTCGCCGTCTTCGAGGCCGCCCTGCTCGCCCTCTTCATCGTCGCGCTCCTGGCCAACGCCCGCGCCTTCGACCGCCACAGTTCGCTGCTCCGGCAGGCGCTTGGTCCATCCTGGCTCGCCGCCATCGCGGTCATCCTCGTCACCGCCTTCGTCATCCTGCTCTTCGTCTACCGCGATACGGACTATGCGCACGAACTGTGGTGGCAGTTCGAATTCTCCGAGGAGGCGCCGCGCGGCCTGCGCGCGCTGCTGGGACTTGCCATCGCCGCCTCGGCGCTCGCGCTGTCCAGCCTGCTGCGGCCCGCGCATTTCCGCACGGAGGGACCGACGGCGGAGGAGCTGCAGCAGGCGGTCGCGATCACGATGGGTCAGGACGTGGCCGATGCCAACCTCGTGCGCATGGGCGACAAGCGGCTGCTCTTCTCCGCCTCCGGCCGGTCCTACATCATGTACGGCATTCACGGCCGCTCCTGGATCGCGCTCGCCGACCCGATCGGCGCCGAGGAGGAGTTTGCCGAACTGGTCTGGCAGTTCGTCGGTGCGGCGCGTGCCGGCGGCGGGCGGGCGGCCTTCTACCAGATCTCGCCGGCCCTGCTGTCGGCCTGCGCGGATGTCGGCCTCAGGGCCTTCAAGCTCGGCGAACTGGCGGTCATCGACCTCACGCATTTCGAGATGAAGGGAAGCCGCTTCGCGAACCTCCGGCAGTCCTACGGCCGCGGTGCGCGCGACGGTCTCAGCTTCTCCGTCGTCCGACCCGGCGAGGTGGAGGCTATCCTGCCCGAGCTCCGTGCGGTTTCCGACGCCTGGCTCGCCCATCACAATGCGAAGGAAAAGACCTTCTCGCTCGGGGCGTTCGCCGACGACTATGTATGCTCGCAGCCGGTCGCCGTGGTGCGGCTCGAAGGACGCATCGTCGCCTTCGCCACACTGATGGTGACGGATACGAAGGCCGAGGCGACGGTGGACCTCATGCGCTTTGCCCCGGAAGCGCCCAAGGGCACGATGGATTTCCTCTTCGCCAGCATTCTCGAATATCTGCGCGGCGAGGGCTACCGGCAGTTCAACCTCGGCATGGCGCCGCTTTCGGGCATGGCGCGGCGCGAGGCGGCTCCGGTCTGGGACCGGGTCGGCGCGACGCTTTTCGAGCACGGCGAGCGCTTCTACAACTTCAAGGGCCTGCGTGCCTTCAAATCGAAGTTCCATCCCCGCTGGGAACCGCGCTATCTTGCCGTGTCGAACGGCACCGGGGCGGCACTGGCATTGATGGACGTGACCTTTCTCATCGGCGGCGGCGTCAAGGGAGTGATTTCCAAATGA
- a CDS encoding AcvB/VirJ family lysyl-phosphatidylglycerol hydrolase, which yields MSMIHRVAAAGIVATFLPLAAMAQDTPQAFTTGMIPGGHIFMPQDPPEASVFLISDAAGWGADEEKEAADLVDKGAAVVGIDFPTYLKALQADDGDCVYMVSDVESLAHQVQRAGGATSYSPTVIAGIGEGGALALAMIAQSPAATIDEAIAVDPEAGIPLDKILCTPASKTKADGRTVYGLSDGPLPATVTVLLTGKAPKGGRDHVAALKAAHADIDIRDVSSSATEALSQALADRMDAAGDTDTPLGLPLAVLKAKPAHDTMAVVYSGDGGWRDIDKQVAGALQQRGIPVVGVDSLRYFWSERKPQETADDLTRIIDAFRKEWNVEHVLLIGYSFGADVLPATYNLLTPEDRARVAQMTLMALSRQVDYEISVTGWLGVAGAGAGGDPVKDIAKIDSKLVQCIYGADEDDDPCPSLKASGVESISIDGGHHFDGDYDALAERIIAGLKQRLGK from the coding sequence ATGAGCATGATCCATCGTGTTGCCGCGGCCGGCATTGTCGCGACATTCCTGCCGCTTGCGGCCATGGCGCAGGATACCCCGCAGGCTTTCACCACCGGCATGATCCCGGGCGGCCACATCTTCATGCCGCAGGACCCGCCCGAGGCGAGCGTCTTCCTGATCTCGGACGCTGCGGGCTGGGGGGCGGACGAGGAGAAGGAAGCGGCCGACCTCGTGGACAAGGGCGCCGCCGTCGTGGGCATCGATTTCCCGACCTATCTGAAGGCTCTGCAGGCCGACGACGGCGACTGCGTCTACATGGTCTCCGACGTCGAATCGCTCGCCCATCAGGTGCAGCGGGCCGGCGGTGCGACGAGCTACAGCCCGACCGTCATCGCCGGGATCGGCGAAGGCGGCGCGCTGGCACTCGCCATGATCGCGCAGAGCCCGGCCGCCACCATCGACGAAGCCATCGCCGTCGATCCGGAGGCCGGAATCCCGCTCGACAAGATCCTCTGCACGCCGGCCTCGAAGACCAAAGCGGACGGCCGCACGGTCTACGGCCTGAGCGACGGCCCGCTTCCCGCCACGGTGACCGTGCTTCTTACCGGAAAGGCGCCGAAAGGCGGCCGCGATCACGTCGCCGCGCTGAAGGCGGCCCATGCCGACATCGACATCCGTGATGTGTCCTCGTCCGCGACGGAGGCGCTGTCGCAGGCGCTTGCCGACCGGATGGACGCGGCTGGCGACACCGACACGCCGCTCGGCCTGCCGCTTGCCGTCCTGAAGGCGAAGCCGGCGCATGATACGATGGCGGTCGTCTATTCGGGCGATGGCGGCTGGCGCGACATCGACAAGCAGGTGGCCGGCGCCCTGCAGCAGCGCGGCATCCCCGTCGTCGGGGTGGATTCGCTGCGTTACTTCTGGTCGGAGCGCAAGCCGCAGGAAACGGCCGACGACCTCACTCGCATCATCGACGCCTTCCGCAAGGAATGGAACGTCGAGCATGTGCTGCTCATCGGCTATTCCTTCGGCGCGGACGTTCTGCCGGCGACTTATAACCTCCTCACGCCGGAGGACAGGGCGCGCGTGGCGCAGATGACGCTCATGGCCCTTTCACGCCAGGTGGACTACGAGATTTCGGTCACCGGCTGGCTGGGTGTCGCGGGCGCCGGCGCGGGCGGGGATCCGGTGAAGGACATCGCGAAGATCGATTCGAAGCTCGTGCAATGCATCTACGGCGCGGACGAGGATGATGATCCCTGCCCCTCGCTGAAGGCGTCCGGCGTCGAATCGATCAGCATCGACGGCGGTCACCATTTCGACGGCGACTATGACGCGCTCGCCGAACGCATCATCGCCGGCCTTAAGCAGCGCCTTGGAAAGTGA